A genomic window from Scomber scombrus chromosome 18, fScoSco1.1, whole genome shotgun sequence includes:
- the LOC133998898 gene encoding trinucleotide repeat-containing gene 6A protein-like isoform X3 — translation MAPIRDSVSHSPNQTGLEHPGLDSQYEPSPWSSGSPCSSDSNSNWGKVLVDGSTDKPNNPSSTNSSVWPPSSSSFSCSSSSSSSGCGSGSDPELASECMDADSSSSIGSEKNLAAVAVTTVMMMSANASSSVSSTTSSPSSSMVTSAMMVGVSVNGDSNGNSRQVISGGMGTISGANNGNNNITGPSHFSVAGSSSIGSNNMGNHNNKLVNNSGVWGTQSGSNMITTGGSTPCINGGLTQNTLNPNANHGAWPQNPTPSPVSQGQRPPQAQGMSSKLGIAPQQGPLLGWGGMAAPDNSSMMEDTEVNNGTANSKVLGSSNSGNGGLQPTNLNTESNGPNNTIMMNTTTTTTNATMTSSPPNSTASPQLSGDCSWGSIGGGSGGPLANGNPASAPQHPKGELGGSGAFGTPWGATTYPGDNCPPNADTVNPQNPALMQAGNPQISSTAAYKSNNNHNNTGAPRWDQGPANNPNQPQSSLSWGVGSNQIPASAGQTQGTGNQTTMGPPVGIPRPWGSSASSSSSSSSSSSTSNNKMSNGEWGSTIPGNNHTDAGSHKGSAANNGWKSLEDDAMGMGGGGGGGGGGGGGGGGGSHSLGSVTGGWGRSGGSEGSGESSGGRSSSDRDSSQQKGVNRRKGNVTPTLVTNVSRVDLDPRVLSNTGWGQTPVRQNTAWDVNSPANKQPQGSRGDERKHSSGSSGWGTATPAAPSQASGGWGGGPGSSGPDTGGSGWGEQRSTSGWDNKGPASGGSGQSGWDDGSSYKGGNNNSNTWSNNINKDDRSNTWTNAPKPQQGWGSSTGNGSEGWGNGGDHPRARANNHWGEPQKSAGSAGWDSDSDRSGSGCWSEPSRTNTSSSNTWVGSGGSNTPDQSTPNPGSNWGDSVHKANSQSKSQGWGEPTTNNHGTQNWGEPNPKTSNEWGKGPESNMSRGNQAPSKPTGWLGGPIPTGAQKEEVATGWEEPSPESIRRRMEIDDGTAAWGDPGKYSGGSVNMWNRTGQSDQEAMGPGPSSQHQSHPAHNTMHPPPQPMQQQPVAQDKSCSSGWGEPYPQQKESSTWREPTTAPPVTVDNGTSAWGKPMDTTSSWDERSRESRESGSGWGNQHKSVAPGPKPMETWCGEEVSMSNSWDQEEEVEIGMWSNSQQDNRSHDQNTWNYKHKGSNKMNKSVNKQDEPWMKPFINQFNSMNFPRDSPDDSMKTGAGMVQDKRMDLGAMGDYNGVIGKNPGSRHQLHKESAMDRSSYYDKNVNPMLGGSSVAQGRGGPQSQIPPQPNLRNQVPPPILPSQVPPSLLKYPGGNGGLNPLFGPQQVAVLNQLSQLNQLSQLNHINQLQRLLLQQQQQQQQQQQQQQQQQQQQQQQQQQQQQQQQKAQSQRAMPVGRQTEQTRPIGSSPSMMQPPRHLDPSLLKQPPPLKPYMDNYMSHNTPDMQKDAAALGSFSNFPLSLNSNLNVSLDMGVGGGSSVGGAVSYKEPPQSRMKKLWATDPLEQNSKPGAMSSGLRLEDSPFYDFLSPGPSPLSPPGQSMGSVGDGWPPRANSPPPHGNTVTWPPEFRPGEPWKGYPNIDPETDPYVTPGSVINNLSINTVRDTDHLRDRNNGPSSSLNTTMPSNSAWSSIRASSHSGSLTSTAQSTSAARPSESKWSPSGGSVSNSSLAHELWKVPLPPKALSVAAPSRPPPGLTSLKNSSASSGWDSSALRLGGWGSTESRYTPGSSWGDSSSSGRTQWLVLKNLTPQIDGSTLRTLCMQHGPLITFHLNLPHGNAVVCYSSKDEAAKAQKSLHMCVLGNTTILAEFASEEEINRFFAQGQSLATPSSGWQTIGSSQSRMDQPHPFPSRAPEPNQWNSSDLHSSSLWGGPNYSSSLWGTPSGTEAGRISSPSPISSFLPVDHLTGGGDTM, via the exons ATGGCTCCCATTCGGGATTCCGTCAGCCACTCCCCTAATCAAACAG GTCTTGAGCATCCTGGCTTGGACTCGCAGTATGAGCCTTCTCCCTGGTCCTCTGGCTCTCcctgcagcagtgacagcaACAGCAACTGGGGAAAAGTCCTAGTGGACGGAAGCACCGACAAACCCAACAACCCTTCTTCAACTAACTCTTCCGTCtggcccccctcctcctcctcattctcttGCTCCtcgtcttcttcctcctctggctGTGGGTCAGGATCAGACCCTGAGTTGGCATCAGAATGCATGGACGCAGACTCTAGCTCCTCGATCGGCTCAGAGAAAAACCTCGCCGCTGTTGCTGTGacaacagtgatgatgatgtcagcaaatgcttcttcctctgtgtcttcTACGAcgtcttctccctcctcttctatGGTGACTTCTGCCATGATGGTCGGGGTTTCAGTGAACGGAGACAGCAACGGCAACAGTCGTCAGGTTATTAGCGGAGGAATGGGAACCATCAGTGGTgcaaataatggaaataataataTCACCGGGCCCTCCCACTTCTCCGTCGCTGGGTCCAGCAGTATTGGCAGCAATAACATGGGTAACCACAACAACAAGCTTGTCAATAACAGTGGTGTATGGGGTACCCAGTCAGGCAGCAACATGATCACCACCGGCGGAAGCACCCCCTGCATCAATGGAGGGTTAACCCAAAACACTTTAAACCCAAATGCCAACCACGGTGCCTGGCCACAGAATCCAACCCCAAGCCCAGTGTCCCAGGGCCAACGGCCTCCACAGGCTCAGGGGATGAGTTCCAAACTGGGTATAGCTCCCCAACAGGGCCCCTTGCTGGGCTGGGGTGGCATGGCAGCTCCAGACAACAGCAGTATGATGGAAGACACTGAGGTGAATAATGGTACAGCAAACAGCAAGGTGTTAGGAAGCAGCAACAGTGGAAATGGTGGCCTGCAGCCTACCAACCTTAACACTGAATCCAATGGACCAAATAACACTATAATGAtgaatactactactactactactaacgcCACAATGACCTCTAGTCCACCAAACTCTACCGCCTCACCCCAGCTCAGCGGGGACTGTTCCTGGGGTTCCATTGGAGGAGGGAGTGGGGGTCCGCTGGCCAATGGAAACCCCGCATCAGCCCCCCAGCACCCCAAAGGAGAGTTGGGGGGTTCTGGGGCCTTCGGTACGCCTTGGGGCGCAACTACCTACCCTGGAGACAATTGTCCCCCAAATGCAGACACTGTGAACCCCCAAAACCCTGCCTTAATGCAGGCTGGGAACCCCCAAATCTCCTCTACTGCTGCTTACAAGAGTAATAATAACCACAATAACACTGGGGCTCCACGCTGGGACCAGGGGCCTGCCAACAACCCAAACCAGCCTCAGAGCAGCTTGTCCTGGGGTGTTGGCTCAAATCAAATCCCAGCCTCTGCAGGCCAAACACAAGGAACTGGGAACCAAACTACAATGGGCCCTCCAGTAGGGATACCTCGCCCCTGGGGAAGCAGCGcgtcctcttcttcctcttcctcatcgtCCTCTTCCACATCTAACAACAAGATGTCAAATGGAGAATGGGGATCAACAATTCCTGGTAACAACCACACAGATGCTGGAAGTCATAAAGGAAGCGCTGCCAACAATGGCTGGAAAAGCCTAGAGGATGACGCCATGGGCatgggaggtggaggaggtggaggtggaggaggaggaggaggaggaggaggaggaagccaTAGTTTAGGCAGTGTGACTGGAGGATGGGGTCGCTCTGGAGGAAGTGAGGGAAGTGGCGAGAGCTCTGGAGGCCGATCCAGCTCAGACAGAGACAGCAGCCAGCAAAAAGGGGTAAACCGCAGAAAAGGTAACGTTACTCCAACATTAGTAACAAATGTGAGCAGGGTTGATCTGGACCCAAGGGTTCTGTCCAACACTGGATGGGGACAGACGCCCGTACGGCAGAACACCGCCTGGGATGTAAATTCTCCTGCTAACAAACAGCCCCAGGGTTCCAGGGGAGACGAAAGAAAGCATAGCAGCGGAAGCTCCGGATGGGGCACAGCAACACCGGCAGCTCCTTCCCAGGCCTCTGGAG GTTGGGGAGGTGGGCCAGGAAGCTCAGGCCCAGATACAGGAGGTTCTGGCTGGGGAGAGCAAAGGTCAACCTCTGGTTGGGACAACAAAGGCCCAGCAAGTGGAGGAAGTGGGCAGAGTGGCTGGGATGATGGATCCAGCTACAAGGGgggcaacaacaacagtaacacCTGGagcaacaacataaacaaagaTGACAG ATCCAATACCTGGACTAATGCGCCCAAACCGCAGCAGGGCTGGGGTTCCAGTACTGGAAATGGAAGTGAAGGCTGGGGTAATGGTGGAGATCATCCTAGAGCCAGGGCCAACAACCACTGGGGGGAGCCCCAAAAAAGTGCAGGCTCAGCGGGCTGGGACAGCGACAGTGACCGATCTGGCTCTGGATGTTGGAGTGAGCCAAGCCGAACCAACACCAGCAGCAGTAACACCTGGGTAGGGAGCGGAGGATCAAATACTCCAGACCAGAGCACTCCAAACCCAGGCTCCAACTGGGGCGACTCAGTCCACAAAGCCAATTCTCAGAGTAAGAGCCAGGGCTGGGGTGAGCCAACCACTAACAACCACGGAACCCAGAACTGGGGTGAGCCGAATCCCAAGACATCCAATGAGTGGGGAAAAGGTCCTGAATCCAACATGTCCAGAGGCAATCAAGCCCCTAGCAAGCCCACAG GCTGGCTGGGAGGGCCCATTCCCACAGGAGCTCAGAAGGAGGAAGTGGCAACTGGGTGGGAGGAGCCTTCTCCAGAGTCCATCCGTCGTAGGATGGAGATTGATGATGGAACTGCAGCTTGGGGAGACCCTG GTAAATACAGCGGTGGATCTGTCAACATGTGGAACAGGACTGGCCAATCAGACCAGGAGGCGATGGGTCCAGGCCCATCCTCTCAGCACCAGTCCCACCCAGCACACAACACAATGCATCCTCCACCACAGCCCATGCAGCAGCAGCCCGTCGCCCAGGACAAAAGCTGTAGTTCTG GTTGGGGTGAGCCCTACCCCCAGCAGAAGGAGTCCTCAACATGGAGGGAGCCTACCACTGCTCCGCCTGTGACAGTGGACAACGGGACTTCTGCATGGGGGAAGCCCATGGACACCACATCCAGCTGGGATGAACGCAGCAGGGAAAGCAGAGAGTCTGGTTCGGGATGGGGCAACCAGCATAAGTCTG TAGCTCCAGGTCCCAAGCCCATGGAGACATGGTGTGGTGAGGAGGTGTCCATGAGCAACAGCTGGGACcaagaagaggaggtggagatcGGCATGTGGAGCAACAGCCAGCAGGACAACAGGTCCCATGACCAAAACACCTGGAACTACAAGCATAAAGGCTCCAACAAG atGAACAAATCAGTCAACAAACAGGATGAACCATGGATGAAACCTTTCATCAACCAGTTCAACAGCATGAACTTCCCT CGAGACTCTCCTGACGACTCCATGAAAACAGGAGCAGGGATGGTGCAGGACAAGCGTATGGACCTGGGCGCTATGGGAGACTACAATGGAGTGATTGGGAAGAATCCCGGGTCTCGACACCAGCTCCACAAGGAGTCTGCCATGGATCGCAGCTCTTACTATGACAAG AATGTAAACCCTATGTTGGGTGGCAGCAGTGTAGCACAGGGCCGTGGCGGCCCCCAGTCCCAGATCCCCCCCCAACCCAACCTTCGTAACCAAGTGCCTCCGCCCATCCTGCCCTCTCAG GTCCCTCCATCCCTGTTGAAGTACCCAGGAGGTAACGGAGGCCTGAACCCTCTGTTTGGCCCTCAGCAGGTGGCTGTGCTCAACCAACTCTCCCAACTCAACCAGCTGTCACAGCTCAACCACATCAACCAGTTACAG CGtcttctcctccagcagcagcagcagcagcagcagcagcagcaacagcagcagcagcagcagcagcagcaacaacaacaacaacaacaacagcagcaacaacagcagaagGCTCAGAGCCAGAGAGCCATGCCTGTAGGACGACAGActgaacag ACACGTCCTATTGGTTCGTCTCCATCAATGATGCAACCGCCACGGCACCTGGACCCCTCCCTGCTAAAGCAGCCCCCACCCCTCAAACCGTACATGGATAACTACATGTCCCACAATACCCCTGACATGCAGAAGGATGCTGCAGCTCTTGGATCCTTCAGCAACTTCCCTTTAA GCTTGAACTCTAACCTGAATGTATCCCTGGACATGGGTGTTGGTGGTGGTAGTAGCGTAGGCGGAGCTGTGAGCTACAAAGAGCCACCCCAGTCCAGAATGAAGAAACTTTGGGCTACTGACCCTCTGGAGCAGAACAGCAAACCTG GTGCTATGTCGTCTGGGCTGCGTCTGGAGGACTCTCCCTTCTATGACTTCCTGTCTCCTGGCCCATCTCCCCTGAGTCCTCCCGGCCAATCAATGGGCTCGGTGGGCGATGGCTGGCCACCCCGTGCCAACTCCCCCCCGCCCCATGGAAACACTGTCACCTGGCCCCCAG agTTCCGGCCCGGGGAGCCTTGGAAAGGTTACCCCAACATTGACCCTGAGACTGACCCTTATGTGACCCCCGGCAGTGTCATCAACAACCTCTCCATCAACACCGTCCGCGACACAGACCACCTCAGGGACAGGAACAACG GGCCATCCTCATCACTGAACACCACGATGCCTTCTAACAGTGCCTGGTCATCCATTCGTGCCTCCAGCCACAGCGGTTCCCTCACCAGTACAGCACAAAGCACTTCAG CAGCCAGACCCAGTGAGTCAAAGTGGTCTCCCAGCGGCGGTTCTGTGTCTAACTCCTCCCTGGCCCATGAGCTGTGGAAGGTCCCCCTGCCTCCCAAGGCTCTGTCTGTGGCGGCCCCCTCCAGACCGCCACCCGGCCTCACCAGCCTGAAGAACAGCTCTGCCTCCTCTGGCTGGGACAGCTCTGCCCTTAGGCTGGGGGGGTGGGGCTCCACTGAGTCCAGATACACACCTG gTTCCAGTTGgggtgacagcagcagctcagggAGAACCCAATGGCTCGTTCTGAAAAATCTCACACCTCAG aTTGATGGCTCTACCCTGAGGACCTTGTGCATGCAGCACGGCCCTCTGATCACATTCCACCTCAACCTGCCGCACGGTAACGCTGTGGTATGCTACAGCTCCAAGGATGAGGCCGCCAAGGCCCAGAAGAGCCTGCACAT GTGTGTTTTGGGGAACACTACTATTCTGGCTGAGTTTGCCAGTGAGGAGGAAATCAACCGTTTCTTTGCACAAGGGCAGTCATTGGCCACTCCCTCCTCTGGCTGGCAGACCATTGGCTCCTCTCAGAGCAGAATGGATCAGCCCCACCCCTTTCCCagccgcgctcctgaacctaaCCAATGGAACAGCAGCGATCTTCATAGCTCCTCCCTCTGGGGCGGGCCCAACTATTCCAGTAGCCTGTGGGGGACACCCAGTGGCACCGAGGCGGGGAGGATCAGCAGCCCTTCTCCAATCAGCTCCTTCCTCCCGGTGGATCACCTGACAGGGGGTGGGGACACCATGTGA